The following coding sequences are from one Triticum aestivum cultivar Chinese Spring chromosome 5A, IWGSC CS RefSeq v2.1, whole genome shotgun sequence window:
- the LOC123103059 gene encoding uncharacterized protein isoform X2, whose protein sequence is MPRVRRGRIPDEREPDAQRVSALEKALTGFAERQTDVVVNPTVGTCFDSITEAYDFYNLYSWEMGFGIRYGKSRRNTKGGKCMQEITCVNAGKPNMGGKSRRCECTALIRLLRTDDNGWYVTQHRKVHNHAFSTTYGNKVHWPSHKHLDKYTRDLVRQLRHNNVNLGVYDTIASFFGRMENVPFNKRSIRTLCGEVIREQAVDDARKTMETAAASGERPENHTGEETTFNCMGLASTTVGSPNMPVEPLRYPEQDDTHSNAEAGRLADLLLAFGDCHLVLKSCTYDDLINSNGTMSGLEEAVKAVTPHLQQGIFGDLWSRAHNSGGVVSAQVLTIKDLFRFTRWLTTTTGQHNLRCVQQRAKLVNSGKAVLEPEQIALLHLYQAENDEYSVKMNKLQGERDAKIAQYMAKIDEARKSFEVSIQAAKQHYPVSASYVALDSNELRAQCWTMYLAQCRKEAKDLNAKASNIVEKYGPEVIQRHLFEFCSQETNRQALLKYAQTKVNNLKEAGDARGEDTLHDYMTLLDIEKAYALLAAEEQIANCPDTCGGSEDADRGNINNIIARGEAADGARGDGQDGGEGASEGPPRQKRQRNDQDYVWW, encoded by the exons GATGAACGGGAACCGGATGCCCAGCGAGTAAGTGCGCTAGAGAAGGCATTGACTGGCTTTGCAGAGAGGCAGACTGATGTTGTTGTTAATCCAACAGTGGGGACCTGCTTCGATTCGATTACAGAGGCATATGATTTTTATAACCTCTATTCCTGGGAAATGGGGTTCGGTATAAGGTACGGCAAGAGCAGGCGGAATACAAAGGGAGGTAAATGCATGCAGGAAATTACTTGCGTTAATGCG GGTAAACCAAATATGGGCGGGAAATCGCGCAGGTGCGAGTGCACAGCACTAATTAGGCTACTCAGAACTGATGACAATGGATGGTATGTCACCCAGCATAGGAAAGTGCATAACCATGCTTTTTCCACTACATATGGAAACAAGGTTCATTGGCCATCTCATAAGCATCTAGATAAGTACACCAGGGATTTGGTTCGTCAGTTAAGGCACAATAATGTTAATTTAGGCGTGTACGATACGATTGCTTCTTTTTTTGGGCGAATGGAGAATGTCCCTTTCAATAAGCGTTCGATCAGGACACTGTGTGGGGAAGTTATCCGTGAGCAAGCTGTTGACGATGCTAGGAAGACCATGGAGACAGCAGCTGCATCTGGAGAAAGACCAGAAAACCATACGGGGGAGGAGACGACATTCAACTGTATGGGCTTAGCCTCAACCACGGTTGGTTCCCCGAATATGCCGGTTGAGCCCCTGAGGTACCCTGAGCAGGACGATACACACAGCAATGCTGAGGCAGGCAGGCTGGCTGATCTGTTGTTAGCTTTTGGGGATTGTCACCTGGTGCTTAAAAGCTGCACCTATGATGATCTCATCAACTCCAACGGTACCATGTCGGGTCTGGAAGAGGCAGTGAAGGCTGTTACACCCCATCTTCAGCAGGGCATTTTTGGTGACCTGTGGTCCAGGGCCCACAATTCTGGAGGCGTCGTGTCAGCTCAGGTGCTGACCATCAAGGACCTGTTCAGATTCACGCGTTGGCTGACAACCACCACGGGCCAGCATAATCTGCGGTGCGTCCAGCAGCGTGCCAAGCTGGTCAATTCTGGGAAGGCTGTCTTAGAGCCCGAGCAGATAGCCCTCCTCCACCTTTATCAGGCTGAGAATGATGAATATTCAGTTAAGATGAACAAACTCCAGGGAGAAAGGGATGCGAAAATTGCCCAATATATGGCAAAAATTGATGAGGCCCGCAAGTCCTTCGAGGTCAGCATTCAAGCTGCAAAGCAGCACTACCCTGTGTCCGCCTCCTATGTCGCTCTGGATAGCAATGAACTCCGCGCGCAGTGCTGGACCATGTATCTCGCCCAATGTCGGAAGGAGGCGAAGGATCTGAACGCGAAGGCCTCAAACATCGTCGAGAAGTATGGGCCAGAGGTCATACAGCGTCACCTATTTGAATTTTGCAGCCAAGAGACAAACCGTCAGGCCCTCCTCAAGTATGCCCAGACCAAGGTCAATAACCTGAAAGAGGCAGGAGATGCCCGTGGAGAAGATACTCTTCATGACTACATGACGCTCCTTGATATTGAAAAGGCTTATGCGCTACTCGCCGCTGAAGAGCAAATAGCCAATTGCCCAGACACTTGTGGGGGCAGTGAGGATGCGGATCGCGGTAATATAAACAATATCATTGCAAGAGGTGAGGCTGCTGATGGTGCTCGAGGTGATGGACAAGATGGGGGTGAAGGTGCATCCGAAGGTCCTCCGAGGCAAAAGCGTCAAAGGAACGACCAAGACTATGTTTGGTGGTGA